Proteins encoded by one window of Lactobacillus paragasseri:
- a CDS encoding amino acid permease produces MDEKEKLKLKRSLKSRHVTMIAIGGAIGTGLFLGSGTAIQSAGPSIILSYLIVGIISFFMMRALGELILTEPDQHSFIESVKKYLGNRMEFVAGWTYWLCWLSLAMADLTATGIYLKYWFKDLPQWVGPLVIVVLLMLVNMVNVGLFGELESWFSMIKVLAILALIITGAILLVMHTKIDSRTVSLTNLVNYGGFFPTGSWGFLKSFQMVVFAFVGIEIVGLTAGETANPDKDIPKAINTLPVRIGLFYVGSMIAIMAVYPWNKIVTTTSPFVQVFGAIGIPAAAGILNFVVLTAAMSATNSAIFSTSRSLYALSRGNNAPKRFGKLSRKAVPNNALTFSSLILFIVVILNYIMPAQVFDIISSVSTINFIMVWIIIMWTHLKYRAENKGKLGSFRMPGFPITSWVTIIFYLVILIILALIPATRLPLLISIIFILALSLSYTFLERKN; encoded by the coding sequence ATGGATGAAAAGGAGAAGCTAAAACTAAAGAGATCGCTTAAGAGCCGTCATGTAACAATGATTGCAATTGGTGGAGCTATCGGTACGGGGCTGTTTTTAGGATCTGGTACAGCTATTCAAAGTGCTGGTCCATCAATTATCTTGTCTTATTTGATTGTTGGTATTATTAGCTTTTTCATGATGAGAGCGTTGGGAGAGCTAATCTTAACTGAGCCTGATCAACATTCATTTATTGAATCAGTGAAAAAGTATCTAGGAAATAGAATGGAATTTGTTGCGGGGTGGACTTATTGGTTATGCTGGCTTAGTTTAGCAATGGCTGATTTAACTGCAACTGGAATTTATTTGAAATATTGGTTTAAAGATTTACCTCAATGGGTAGGGCCGTTAGTCATTGTTGTGCTGCTAATGCTTGTTAACATGGTTAATGTTGGACTATTTGGCGAGCTTGAAAGTTGGTTTTCAATGATTAAGGTTCTAGCTATCTTAGCCTTGATCATTACTGGAGCGATTCTACTCGTTATGCATACCAAAATTGACTCTAGAACAGTTTCTCTTACTAATCTGGTAAATTATGGGGGCTTTTTTCCAACAGGCTCATGGGGCTTTTTAAAGTCATTTCAGATGGTAGTTTTTGCCTTTGTCGGAATAGAAATTGTCGGTTTAACAGCAGGTGAAACGGCCAATCCAGACAAGGATATTCCCAAGGCAATTAATACTTTGCCAGTCAGAATTGGATTATTCTATGTTGGTTCCATGATTGCTATTATGGCTGTTTACCCTTGGAACAAGATTGTTACTACAACTAGTCCATTTGTACAGGTTTTTGGCGCAATTGGGATTCCTGCAGCAGCTGGAATTTTAAACTTTGTTGTTTTAACGGCAGCAATGTCCGCTACTAATAGTGCTATCTTTTCAACTAGTAGATCACTATATGCACTTTCACGTGGAAATAATGCCCCTAAAAGATTTGGAAAGTTAAGTAGAAAAGCGGTTCCTAATAATGCCTTGACCTTTTCATCGTTAATTTTATTTATCGTTGTAATTCTGAATTATATTATGCCAGCACAAGTTTTCGATATTATTTCTAGTGTATCAACAATCAATTTTATTATGGTATGGATAATTATTATGTGGACGCATTTGAAATATCGCGCAGAAAATAAAGGAAAACTAGGTAGCTTTAGAATGCCGGGATTTCCAATAACTAGCTGGGTTACAATCATTTTCTACTTAGTAATTTTAATAATTTTGGCGCTAATCCCAGCAACGAGACTACCATTACTTATCTCAATTATTTTTATTTTAGCTTTATCATTGAGCTACACTTTTTTAGAAAGAAAAAATTAA
- a CDS encoding TetR/AcrR family transcriptional regulator, with translation MARQKNLARRHEILRNTFMLLKKRGMENVSLQMIADKSGISKSLLQSYYPHKNLLITEIVTNFMTAVLKSLNATDFKNLNTYSKMKIFIYLILEQGIQDEGVERVVKSILSDGDSLDRWSQILDDWLKHEGVKHDLGNDRQVQIGLNFIVTAGGGLYVKRTEFDLDADQISDIMVKTFMSTFLSIDESKISQTLAEAKSALQKYELTTLTQAINKMFDN, from the coding sequence ATGGCAAGACAAAAAAATTTAGCAAGACGACATGAAATACTGCGCAATACTTTTATGCTCCTGAAAAAAAGAGGCATGGAAAATGTATCACTACAAATGATTGCAGATAAATCTGGCATTTCTAAATCACTACTCCAGTCATATTACCCACATAAGAATCTATTAATTACCGAAATTGTTACTAATTTTATGACAGCAGTCTTAAAGAGTTTAAATGCGACTGATTTCAAAAATTTGAATACATATTCTAAGATGAAAATCTTTATTTATTTGATTTTAGAACAAGGTATCCAAGATGAAGGCGTTGAACGCGTTGTCAAAAGTATTTTAAGTGATGGTGATTCATTGGATCGCTGGAGCCAGATTCTTGATGATTGGCTTAAGCATGAAGGCGTTAAGCATGATTTGGGAAATGATCGTCAAGTTCAGATTGGTTTAAACTTTATTGTTACAGCTGGAGGAGGTCTATACGTAAAACGGACTGAATTTGATTTAGATGCTGATCAAATTTCTGATATAATGGTAAAAACTTTTATGTCAACATTTTTATCAATAGATGAGTCAAAGATAAGTCAAACACTTGCAGAGGCTAAATCTGCCTTACAAAAATACGAATTAACTACTTTAACTCAGGCTATTAATAAAATGTTCGACAATTAA